From a single Abyssisolibacter fermentans genomic region:
- a CDS encoding phage tail tube protein, translating to MNRLSGNRVINGTWGEIWLDGDKVSELTGLEAKIVLKKEDVNMCGVLAKDTKITGWEGKGTIKLHKVNSRMAKILGDNIKKGKDVRCTILAKLADPDTIDAQAERVVLKGVSFDDLTVMNFEMKALGKVECPFTFTDYDFIDLIKPE from the coding sequence ATGAATAGACTAAGTGGAAATAGAGTAATAAACGGTACATGGGGAGAAATTTGGTTAGATGGCGACAAAGTTAGTGAATTAACAGGTCTTGAAGCTAAGATAGTCCTAAAAAAAGAAGACGTAAATATGTGTGGAGTATTAGCTAAAGATACAAAGATAACAGGCTGGGAAGGGAAAGGAACTATAAAGCTTCATAAAGTAAACTCAAGAATGGCAAAAATATTGGGCGATAACATCAAAAAAGGAAAAGATGTAAGATGTACTATACTTGCTAAGTTAGCTGATCCTGATACTATTGATGCACAAGCTGAAAGAGTTGTACTAAAAGGTGTAAGCTTTGATGACCTTACTGTCATGAATTTTGAGATGAAAGCATTAGGCAAGGTAGAATGTCCATTTAC